From the Helicoverpa armigera isolate CAAS_96S chromosome 27, ASM3070526v1, whole genome shotgun sequence genome, one window contains:
- the LOC110384612 gene encoding uncharacterized protein LOC110384612 isoform X2, with protein sequence MEPTLTHPTYLIGNRFTKKTFPGQPQEYHHCRANTNMLLKIENQLLQSHRQRETTGIKKLYNSFFVLF encoded by the coding sequence ATGGAGCCCACCCTCACTCACCCAACATATCTGATCGGAAACCGCTTCACCAAGAAAACCTTCCCGGGACAGCCCCAAGAGTACCACCACTGCCGAGCTAATACCAATATGCTCTTAAAAATAGAAAACCAACTCCTGCAAAGCCACCGCCAAAGAGAAACGACCGGCATTAAAAAGTTATACAATTCCTTCTTCGTTCTATTCTAA